A single window of Nitrospiria bacterium DNA harbors:
- a CDS encoding DALR domain-containing protein has translation GKRFARYWVHNGFVNVNQEKMSKSLGNFFTIQEIFEKSPWPEAVTAEVLRYFLVATHYRSPIDFSDEALKAAKAGLDNFYTMFQKLEEQTATAARPLERKLRAALKAFPKRFEAAMDDDFNTSEAVSEMQQLRAAVNAVLARGISRSSAQAVMELFRKYGAVLGLFQLDPESWKMKGEKIYLELHDEIALGVSEKARVKVVLSDEKVNALVAERLEARRQKDWARADEIRKELAAAGIILEDRPDGTTRVRR, from the coding sequence CGGAAAACGGTTCGCGCGCTACTGGGTCCACAACGGCTTCGTGAACGTCAACCAGGAGAAAATGTCCAAGTCGCTCGGGAATTTTTTCACGATCCAGGAGATTTTCGAGAAGTCGCCGTGGCCGGAGGCCGTGACGGCCGAGGTCCTCCGTTATTTTCTGGTCGCGACCCATTATCGCAGCCCGATCGATTTTTCGGACGAGGCGCTCAAGGCCGCCAAGGCGGGCCTGGATAATTTCTACACCATGTTCCAGAAATTAGAGGAGCAGACCGCAACGGCGGCCCGACCACTCGAGCGGAAACTGCGCGCGGCGCTCAAGGCGTTTCCGAAAAGATTCGAGGCCGCGATGGACGACGACTTCAACACCTCGGAGGCCGTGAGCGAGATGCAGCAGCTTCGGGCCGCGGTCAACGCCGTGTTGGCCCGGGGAATCTCCCGGTCTTCGGCTCAGGCCGTCATGGAGCTGTTCCGGAAATACGGAGCGGTTTTGGGACTGTTTCAATTGGACCCAGAATCATGGAAAATGAAGGGAGAGAAGATTTATCTCGAACTCCATGATGAAATTGCACTTGGAGTCTCTGAAAAGGCTCGTGTTAAGGTGGTACTTAGTGACGAAAAGGTGAATGCTCTTGTAGCAGAGCGACTGGAAGCGCGTCGGCAAAAAGACTGGGCGCGAGCGGATGAGATCCGCAAAGAGTTGGCCGCTGCCGGAATAATTTTGGAAGACCGACCGGACGGGACGACGCGGGTGAGACGGTAG